One Candidatus Nitrososphaera evergladensis SR1 genomic window carries:
- a CDS encoding cytochrome b: MGASLTYENSLTRFFRWVYAGVERTIFMGMKFTFPGRFVSPLGFLGMLTFVVFIILGITGALLMLWYEPILDRAWNSVKNINDTIPYGFHIRNIHYHASNGMVMLALLHMYYQYFSGRYKIRNEILWVTGIILGVLTILEAFTGYDIIFSERAELAISIAASLTNSIPIMGPQMREAFFGAGFHDFILRFYTFHVFMLPIALLGLMVVHFPRFLVFDVPMVMAIAGAIMLTGGVFPVGLGLPFDPHVPPGITVPEWYLTGLYAFLRTMYDKFVTGVAWPGLFIGALLLIPFVDRYKKFSWKDRPIITAVGITSLAQILVTTYWGFYIDPDTHKALLERLVIDPIFFYLVMVVLVPLSFGFTYMMIKLAKHAEANAKAQPKKAGKSSIELSQKWLYALFVVLIGFQVYLNIAAYYAMLDGMKNYSLFIVGIMMLVFAGMFHLYRYGKAQAKAPPPRPTPPAPKPAVAPPRPSPATPTPQEKPLAAPPAAQPAAKPAEKPAQLPPQKTATGGQTTQTAPGTKAAAAAPTTTGKAENNPTTDVKGPKGP; encoded by the coding sequence ATGGGCGCTTCCTTAACGTATGAGAACAGTCTGACAAGATTCTTCCGGTGGGTGTACGCCGGCGTAGAGCGAACTATATTCATGGGAATGAAGTTCACGTTCCCGGGAAGGTTCGTCAGCCCGCTGGGCTTTCTCGGAATGCTGACGTTCGTGGTATTCATCATTCTCGGCATCACCGGCGCGCTCCTCATGCTCTGGTACGAGCCAATCCTCGACAGGGCGTGGAACAGCGTCAAGAACATTAACGACACCATCCCCTACGGCTTCCACATTCGCAACATACACTACCACGCCTCAAACGGCATGGTCATGCTCGCCCTGCTCCACATGTACTACCAGTACTTTAGCGGCAGGTACAAGATCAGAAACGAGATCCTGTGGGTGACAGGCATCATACTGGGCGTGCTCACCATTCTGGAGGCATTCACGGGCTATGACATCATATTCTCAGAGCGCGCGGAGCTGGCAATCTCTATCGCGGCGTCGCTTACCAACTCGATACCCATCATGGGGCCGCAGATGCGCGAAGCGTTCTTTGGCGCAGGGTTCCACGACTTTATCCTGCGCTTTTACACCTTCCACGTGTTCATGCTGCCAATCGCGCTGCTTGGCCTCATGGTAGTCCACTTCCCAAGGTTTCTGGTGTTTGACGTGCCAATGGTCATGGCCATCGCAGGCGCAATCATGCTCACGGGAGGAGTGTTTCCGGTGGGCCTTGGGCTCCCGTTCGACCCTCACGTGCCTCCGGGCATCACCGTGCCAGAGTGGTACCTCACAGGCCTGTACGCGTTCCTCAGGACGATGTACGACAAGTTCGTCACAGGCGTCGCGTGGCCGGGCTTGTTCATAGGCGCACTATTACTCATACCGTTTGTAGACAGGTACAAAAAGTTCTCTTGGAAGGACAGACCGATTATCACCGCGGTAGGCATCACGAGCCTTGCCCAGATACTGGTCACCACATACTGGGGATTCTACATCGACCCGGACACGCACAAGGCGCTTCTTGAGAGGCTCGTCATCGACCCGATATTCTTCTACCTGGTCATGGTAGTGCTAGTCCCGCTGTCGTTTGGCTTTACGTACATGATGATAAAGCTTGCCAAGCACGCAGAGGCCAACGCCAAGGCGCAGCCAAAGAAGGCGGGCAAGTCTTCGATAGAGCTTTCGCAAAAGTGGCTGTACGCCCTGTTCGTGGTCCTCATCGGCTTCCAGGTGTACCTCAACATCGCGGCATACTATGCAATGCTTGACGGCATGAAGAACTACTCGCTATTCATAGTAGGCATCATGATGCTGGTCTTTGCAGGCATGTTCCACCTCTACAGGTATGGCAAGGCGCAGGCAAAGGCGCCACCGCCAAGGCCGACTCCGCCGGCACCCAAGCCAGCGGTAGCACCGCCAAGGCCGTCGCCTGCAACGCCAACTCCGCAGGAAAAGCCGCTTGCCGCACCTCCAGCCGCGCAACCGGCGGCTAAACCTGCAGAAAAACCAG
- a CDS encoding twin-arginine translocation signal domain-containing protein: MAQTPPPPIGGKVSRRDFLKLMAAAGTVMTFTPFVDWGKFLPNPTGNLSERQPVELPSGEQANVKDFPVNHSEAIIYPKTKDEVLNKEAFRTWQFIRLPEELGGAKNDASAFRVYSMVCLHLWCLWKYFPDTGRKRGECPCHGSMYDPMTGKAFAGPASLQGPPSNVLPRLDVEVDKDGKVWILPPTWSPDKNGIVGYGRFLNV, encoded by the coding sequence ATGGCGCAGACTCCTCCACCACCGATAGGAGGTAAGGTGTCGAGGCGTGACTTTTTGAAACTCATGGCAGCCGCTGGCACCGTCATGACATTTACGCCGTTTGTAGATTGGGGCAAGTTCCTTCCAAACCCTACAGGGAACCTGAGCGAAAGACAGCCTGTGGAGCTTCCAAGCGGAGAGCAGGCCAACGTTAAAGATTTTCCAGTTAACCACTCTGAGGCAATAATCTATCCCAAGACCAAGGACGAAGTCCTCAACAAGGAGGCCTTCCGCACCTGGCAGTTCATCAGGCTGCCGGAAGAACTGGGCGGCGCAAAGAACGACGCTTCTGCTTTTCGCGTTTACAGCATGGTATGCCTCCACCTCTGGTGCCTCTGGAAATATTTTCCAGATACCGGTCGCAAGAGGGGAGAGTGTCCCTGTCACGGCAGCATGTACGATCCGATGACAGGCAAGGCATTTGCAGGGCCGGCTTCACTCCAGGGTCCGCCCTCAAACGTGCTCCCAAGGCTTGACGTAGAGGTCGACAAGGACGGCAAGGTATGGATACTGCCTCCGACATGGAGTCCAGATAAAAACGGGATTGTTGGTTATGGGCGCTTCCTTAACGTATGA
- a CDS encoding pentapeptide repeat-containing protein has translation MSTEARSLLLEGKVQEFNAWRMKNLTAKLDLTGEDFSGKNIAGAYLNGVVAKNANFSRANLTGTNFVQAELSGANLEGANCKETLFMYAEMKDAKLAGADATKANFMWANLSGADMSAVRMSQTVFVEANMQNVNVAGSDRMGAYLKYAKLDGTPWNEKH, from the coding sequence ATGTCAACCGAGGCCCGGAGCCTGCTCCTTGAAGGCAAGGTACAAGAGTTCAACGCGTGGAGAATGAAGAACCTGACGGCAAAGCTGGACCTTACCGGCGAAGATTTCTCAGGCAAGAACATCGCCGGCGCGTATCTCAACGGCGTGGTAGCGAAAAACGCCAACTTTTCCAGGGCAAACTTGACGGGAACAAACTTTGTACAGGCCGAGCTGAGCGGCGCAAACTTGGAGGGTGCAAACTGCAAAGAAACGCTTTTCATGTACGCAGAGATGAAGGACGCCAAACTAGCCGGCGCTGACGCCACAAAGGCCAATTTCATGTGGGCAAACCTTTCCGGCGCGGACATGAGCGCAGTCAGGATGTCGCAGACCGTGTTTGTAGAGGCAAACATGCAGAACGTAAACGTGGCCGGCTCTGACAGGATGGGCGCCTACCTGAAATACGCAAAGCTGGACGGCACCCCTTGGAACGAGAAGCACTGA